A genomic region of Oncorhynchus keta strain PuntledgeMale-10-30-2019 unplaced genomic scaffold, Oket_V2 Un_contig_29216_pilon_pilon, whole genome shotgun sequence contains the following coding sequences:
- the LOC127923303 gene encoding mesoderm-specific transcript homolog protein-like, with protein MWTGVRFNDGNLVMDSILQFINQRDKHRDRWVGALTSTFIPVHMIYGPLDPVNPHPQFIFLYQKLVQRSTVSVLDEHISHYPQLEDPTGFLNAYFSFINAF; from the exons ATGTGGACAGGGGTCCGCTTCAATGATGGGAACCTGGTCATGGACAG TATCCTGCAGTTTATTAACCAGAGGGACAAGCACCGAGACAGATGGGTTGGTGCTCTCACCTCTACTTTCATCCCTG TTCATATGATCTATGGACCCCTGGATCCAGTCAACCCTCACCCCCAATTCATCTTCCTTTACCA GAAACTGGTGCAGAGGTCTACTGTGTCGGTTCTAGATGAACACATCAGCCATTATCCCCAGCTGGAGGACCCAACTGGCTTCCTCAACGCCTACTTCAGCTTCATCAACGCCTTCTGA